One Deinococcus grandis DNA window includes the following coding sequences:
- a CDS encoding 16S rRNA (uracil(1498)-N(3))-methyltransferase yields MTDAPARLPRHRLRVDALTDTMTLGPGEARHLHVLRLNAGDTVRVFDGRGAEALAEIAELNEVRAVLTLGDAIEGAAETPWPLTVAVALLKADKLSDVVRAATELGAAQIQLLVTARADVREIGDQKLVRLNRVAQEAAKQSRRAVVPPVLAPVPLARFQPEGLTLVAQPGSKVRVADVVTWDAPVTIITGPEGGLTDAEVQTLVQGGAHAVTLGPRILRAETAPVALLGAIAALGL; encoded by the coding sequence ATGACGGACGCCCCTGCGAGGCTGCCCCGGCACCGCCTGCGGGTGGACGCCCTGACGGACACCATGACGCTCGGGCCGGGCGAGGCGCGGCACCTGCACGTCCTGCGCCTGAACGCGGGCGACACCGTGCGCGTGTTCGACGGGCGCGGCGCGGAAGCCCTGGCCGAGATCGCCGAACTGAACGAGGTGCGCGCCGTGCTGACCCTGGGCGACGCCATCGAGGGAGCCGCCGAGACCCCCTGGCCGCTAACCGTCGCGGTGGCGCTGCTGAAGGCCGACAAGCTGTCCGACGTGGTGCGCGCCGCGACCGAACTGGGCGCCGCGCAGATCCAGCTGCTCGTGACCGCCCGCGCGGACGTCCGCGAGATCGGCGATCAGAAACTCGTGCGCCTGAACCGCGTGGCGCAGGAGGCCGCGAAGCAGTCCCGCCGCGCCGTCGTCCCCCCCGTCCTGGCCCCGGTGCCGCTGGCCCGCTTCCAGCCGGAGGGCCTGACGCTCGTCGCGCAGCCCGGCTCGAAAGTCCGCGTGGCCGACGTCGTCACCTGGGACGCCCCGGTCACGATCATCACCGGCCCGGAAGGCGGCCTGACCGACGCCGAGGTGCAGACGCTCGTACAGGGCGGCGCGCACGCCGTCACGCTCGGCCCACGCATCCTCCGCGCGGAGACGGCCCCCGTGGCGCTGCTGGGGGCCATCGCCGCACTGGGGCTGTAG
- a CDS encoding 50S ribosomal protein L11 methyltransferase, which yields MLVYHLPGTFETREDHLDLLWEAGATGLEERAGLIRAYFDEETELPEAIRDGEWRQEADQDWLAEFKANLRPVQAGRVTIVPPWLRAEIPATQVGLVIEPGMAFGTGHHATTRMAVEALSDLNLDGQTILDVGTGSGVLAIAGALLGAEYALGVDIDPITIPIAEENARDNAVPEGRTAFMVGTLGDDLPGDVVADGVFDVLVANLYAELHDLLVGAYVGHLRPGGPLILTGILTGKLPLVQGALDREGFTDVQVRTDGEWALVTARAGE from the coding sequence ATGCTGGTGTATCACCTTCCGGGAACGTTCGAGACGCGCGAGGATCACCTCGACCTGCTGTGGGAGGCCGGGGCGACCGGTCTGGAGGAACGTGCCGGGCTGATCCGCGCGTACTTCGACGAGGAGACCGAGCTGCCCGAGGCGATCCGGGACGGCGAGTGGCGGCAGGAGGCGGATCAGGACTGGCTGGCGGAGTTCAAGGCGAACCTGCGCCCGGTGCAGGCGGGCCGCGTGACGATCGTGCCGCCGTGGCTGCGCGCCGAGATTCCAGCCACGCAGGTGGGACTGGTCATCGAGCCGGGGATGGCCTTCGGGACGGGGCACCACGCGACGACCCGCATGGCGGTGGAGGCCCTATCGGACCTGAACCTGGACGGGCAGACCATCCTGGACGTCGGGACCGGGAGTGGCGTGCTGGCGATCGCGGGCGCGCTGCTGGGCGCGGAGTACGCGCTGGGCGTGGATATCGACCCGATCACGATCCCGATTGCCGAGGAGAACGCGCGGGACAACGCGGTGCCGGAAGGCCGGACGGCGTTCATGGTGGGGACGCTGGGCGACGACCTGCCGGGTGACGTGGTCGCGGACGGCGTGTTCGACGTGCTCGTGGCGAACCTGTACGCGGAACTGCACGACCTGCTGGTCGGGGCGTACGTGGGACACCTGCGCCCCGGCGGACCACTGATCCTGACCGGCATCCTGACCGGGAAGCTGCCGCTGGTGCAAGGCGCGCTGGACCGCGAGGGGTTCACGGACGTGCAGGTCCGCACGGATGGCGAGTGGGCGCTCGTGACCGCCCGCGCGGGCGAATGA
- the proC gene encoding pyrroline-5-carboxylate reductase, whose protein sequence is MKLAIVGVGKLGLALLEGVTAQGVLPPAEIGLLDANAARAQDIAARTGARVITQADLGRAERILISLQPRVFPEAAEWLAQPSAGYISTMAGVPVSALTRRLGTKRVVRVMPNLAATIGHSQTAVTGPKEAGDAGDLAFAHQIFDAVGDAYDLPEHLFNAFTGMSASGPAYVAVVAEALADGGVRMGLPRPLANELAAKLLIATGELVQRRAHPALLKDEVASPGGTTIAGLAALEAAGVRGGLIEAVVQATRRGTELGKDQD, encoded by the coding sequence ATGAAGCTCGCGATCGTCGGCGTCGGCAAACTCGGACTGGCCCTGCTGGAGGGCGTCACCGCCCAGGGCGTCCTGCCCCCCGCAGAGATCGGCCTGCTCGACGCGAACGCCGCCCGCGCGCAGGACATCGCCGCCCGCACCGGCGCCCGCGTCATCACCCAGGCGGACCTGGGCCGCGCCGAACGCATCCTGATCAGCCTGCAACCCCGCGTGTTCCCCGAGGCCGCCGAGTGGCTCGCGCAACCGAGCGCCGGGTACATCAGCACCATGGCCGGCGTGCCCGTCTCGGCCCTCACGCGCCGCCTGGGCACCAAGCGCGTCGTGCGGGTCATGCCGAACCTCGCCGCGACCATCGGGCACAGCCAGACCGCCGTCACCGGCCCCAAAGAGGCCGGGGACGCCGGGGACCTCGCCTTCGCGCACCAGATCTTCGACGCGGTCGGCGACGCCTACGACCTCCCCGAACACCTGTTCAACGCCTTCACCGGCATGAGCGCCAGCGGCCCCGCCTACGTCGCCGTCGTCGCCGAGGCCCTCGCGGACGGCGGCGTCCGCATGGGCCTCCCGCGCCCCCTGGCGAACGAACTCGCCGCGAAACTCCTGATCGCCACCGGCGAACTCGTCCAGCGCCGCGCCCACCCCGCCCTCCTCAAGGACGAGGTCGCCAGCCCCGGCGGCACCACCATCGCCGGTCTGGCCGCCCTCGAAGCCGCCGGGGTGCGCGGCGGCCTCATCGAAGCGGTCGTGCAGGCCACCCGGCGCGGCACCGAACTCGGCAAAGACCAGGACTGA
- the bshC gene encoding bacillithiol biosynthesis cysteine-adding enzyme BshC has translation MARNAGAEYRNGGLLDYVRLPAGALETAQAESRPDIDRVALADALRAYHRDLGTLTPTVEAGLTRLAHPASRVVVTGQQAGALTGPAYSVHKGADAALLARQLDTDEAPVVAVYWIASQDHDAAEVASTSLLDASERLHRLTLDVPEGVPVGRVPWQPEWTVQVHALLDACDAPAEHVAAVRARFDRAAQAGGSYADVFARLIHGLLGGAGLLVLDPMHPALARLMAPTLARELGDPLASSRAIEAAAARMIADGFEPQLRRPDGATNLFIEEDDGQRRLLRVDGQAFVTATRRYTRAELLALLDADPTRLTPAAGLRPAVQDALLPTLAFVVGPGEIAYGAQLRDVYPLHGLRQPMLWPRLSVTWREPNVTRLLKRLNATAAQVQADPDGVLGRALAAERHAGAVTTERLDDLRTRLDALTAEIADLDPTLIGAAARTRTRTVARVAHLQRLATQALARAENDRSGQLTRLKAHLLPNGTPQEREMNFLTYLLKHGDTPLKQLLNLPAGWQGELDIP, from the coding sequence ATGGCGCGAAACGCAGGGGCGGAATACAGGAACGGTGGGCTGCTGGACTACGTGCGCCTGCCCGCAGGAGCGCTGGAGACCGCGCAGGCCGAATCCCGGCCCGACATCGACCGCGTGGCCCTCGCGGACGCGCTGCGCGCCTACCACCGCGACCTGGGCACCCTGACCCCCACCGTGGAGGCGGGGCTGACCCGGCTGGCGCACCCGGCGTCCCGCGTGGTCGTCACCGGACAGCAGGCGGGCGCCCTGACCGGCCCGGCCTACTCGGTGCACAAGGGCGCGGACGCGGCCCTGCTGGCGCGGCAACTGGACACCGACGAAGCCCCGGTCGTCGCGGTGTACTGGATCGCCAGCCAGGACCACGACGCCGCCGAGGTGGCGAGCACGTCCCTGCTGGACGCCAGCGAGCGTCTGCACCGCCTGACCCTGGACGTCCCCGAGGGCGTCCCGGTGGGCCGCGTGCCCTGGCAGCCCGAGTGGACGGTGCAGGTGCACGCGCTGCTGGACGCCTGCGACGCGCCCGCCGAGCACGTCGCCGCTGTCCGCGCCCGCTTCGACCGGGCCGCGCAGGCGGGCGGCAGCTACGCCGACGTGTTCGCCCGCCTGATCCACGGGCTGCTGGGTGGCGCGGGCCTGCTGGTCCTCGACCCGATGCACCCGGCGCTGGCGCGATTGATGGCCCCGACTCTCGCGCGGGAACTGGGCGACCCGCTGGCGTCCTCACGGGCCATCGAGGCGGCGGCCGCGCGGATGATCGCGGACGGGTTCGAGCCGCAGCTGCGCCGCCCGGACGGCGCCACGAACCTCTTCATCGAGGAGGACGACGGGCAGCGCCGCCTGCTGCGCGTGGACGGGCAGGCGTTCGTCACGGCCACACGGCGCTACACCCGCGCCGAGCTCCTGGCACTGCTGGATGCCGACCCCACCCGCCTGACGCCCGCTGCTGGCCTGAGACCCGCCGTGCAGGATGCCCTGCTGCCCACCCTGGCGTTCGTCGTCGGCCCCGGCGAGATCGCGTACGGCGCGCAACTCCGGGACGTGTACCCCCTGCACGGCCTGCGTCAGCCGATGCTGTGGCCCCGCCTGAGCGTCACGTGGCGCGAACCGAACGTCACGCGCCTGCTGAAACGGCTGAACGCCACCGCCGCGCAGGTCCAGGCGGACCCCGACGGCGTGCTGGGCCGCGCCCTGGCCGCCGAACGCCACGCCGGAGCCGTCACCACCGAGCGACTGGACGACCTGAGGACCCGCCTGGACGCCCTCACCGCCGAGATCGCCGACCTCGACCCCACCCTCATCGGCGCCGCCGCGCGCACCCGCACCCGCACCGTCGCCCGCGTCGCGCACCTGCAACGCCTCGCCACGCAGGCCCTCGCCCGCGCCGAGAACGACCGCAGCGGCCAGCTCACCCGCCTGAAAGCCCACCTCCTCCCCAACGGCACGCCACAGGAACGCGAGATGAACTTCCTCACGTACCTCCTCAAACACGGCGACACGCCCCTGAAGCAACTCCTGAACCTCCCCGCCGGATGGCAGGGCGAACTCGACATTCCCTGA
- a CDS encoding Crp/Fnr family transcriptional regulator — MLPGAFGALPADVQAQVTASGRVGRWGRGELLFHPEDPAEALFVLLRGSVRLYRLGTGAREVTLDVHGAGALLCAAALLPGEQCGMYAEAMDDAEALLLGRDVLGRLTQAQPAVAVALTEQITRQTRGVQERLSGLVFLEVSQRLALALLNLAEREGPWPEGGSLALRDRVSHQDLAHVVGSTRETITKLLGDFRSRGLLDLGYRRIILTDRAGLERATQEPLR, encoded by the coding sequence ATGTTACCCGGTGCTTTCGGTGCCCTTCCTGCGGACGTGCAGGCGCAGGTGACGGCCTCGGGGCGCGTGGGACGCTGGGGCCGCGGTGAACTGCTGTTCCACCCGGAGGACCCGGCCGAGGCGCTGTTCGTGCTGCTGCGCGGCTCTGTGCGGCTGTACCGCCTGGGGACGGGCGCGCGCGAGGTGACGCTGGACGTGCACGGCGCCGGGGCGCTGCTGTGCGCGGCGGCGCTGCTGCCGGGCGAGCAGTGCGGCATGTACGCCGAGGCGATGGACGACGCCGAGGCGCTGCTGCTGGGCCGGGACGTGCTGGGCCGCCTGACGCAGGCGCAACCGGCGGTGGCGGTCGCCCTGACCGAGCAGATCACCCGGCAGACGCGCGGCGTGCAGGAACGCCTGTCGGGGCTGGTGTTCCTGGAGGTGTCGCAGCGGCTGGCGCTGGCCCTGCTGAACCTCGCCGAGCGCGAGGGCCCCTGGCCGGAGGGTGGGTCGCTGGCGCTGCGGGACCGGGTGTCGCACCAGGATCTGGCGCACGTGGTGGGCAGCACGCGGGAGACGATCACGAAGCTGCTGGGGGATTTCCGGTCGCGGGGCCTGCTGGACCTGGGGTACCGGCGGATCATCCTGACGGACCGCGCGGGGCTGGAGCGGGCGACGCAGGAACCGCTGCGCTGA
- a CDS encoding WecB/TagA/CpsF family glycosyltransferase, with translation MTIPTPRQRLTLFDLPLDVVTLDETLDRLGDWIFHQPRAPHTVVTLNPEFIVQSRTQPDFVNAMQVADLITADGVGIVWAARQLTGTEVPRAPGFDIVQGLMQRHGADLRVFFLGAKPGVAEIAAQNAARDYGIQVAGIHHGYFDLPEDQRVAELVRDSGADLVLTAMGAGRQETFNQYWRQVMNVPVTIGCGGVIDVLAGNADLAPAWTRRLGVEWIWRVGLDRTRWNRAPRLAQFVRMVRAEKNRTAR, from the coding sequence ATGACCATCCCCACCCCACGCCAGCGTCTCACGCTGTTCGACCTGCCGCTGGACGTCGTGACGCTCGACGAGACCCTGGACCGCCTGGGCGACTGGATCTTCCACCAGCCGCGCGCGCCGCACACGGTCGTGACCCTGAACCCCGAGTTCATCGTGCAGTCCCGCACCCAGCCGGACTTCGTGAACGCCATGCAGGTCGCGGACCTGATCACCGCCGACGGGGTCGGCATCGTCTGGGCCGCGCGGCAGCTCACGGGCACCGAGGTCCCCCGCGCGCCCGGCTTCGACATCGTGCAGGGCCTGATGCAGCGCCACGGCGCAGACCTGCGCGTGTTCTTCCTGGGCGCCAAACCCGGCGTGGCCGAGATCGCCGCGCAGAACGCCGCGCGTGACTACGGCATTCAGGTCGCGGGCATCCACCACGGGTACTTCGACCTGCCCGAGGATCAGCGCGTCGCGGAACTCGTGCGCGACAGCGGCGCCGACCTCGTACTGACCGCCATGGGCGCCGGGCGTCAGGAGACCTTCAACCAGTACTGGCGGCAGGTCATGAACGTCCCCGTCACGATCGGCTGCGGCGGCGTGATCGACGTGCTCGCCGGGAATGCCGACCTCGCGCCAGCCTGGACGCGCCGACTGGGTGTCGAGTGGATCTGGCGCGTCGGCCTGGACCGCACACGCTGGAACCGCGCGCCCCGCCTCGCGCAGTTCGTGCGGATGGTCCGCGCCGAGAAGAACCGCACCGCGAGGTAA
- a CDS encoding peptidoglycan D,D-transpeptidase FtsI family protein, whose translation MSRADRVWDRRDRLRRRAGAGLTAPRVAGGTRVQKIALGFSVALALLGARLYYLQVSLHDQFAVRSASNYQRDEVLRALRGEIRTRDGVLLATNRLAVDLVYTGRLRKSDRETPIPGWDKIVYLAGIGGDVLVNGQPREPDYEREPATVLARNIPQERLAALYEYTVLVPSLELRERVERVYPQGKMAAHLLGYVQEASESQVKEDGYTQGDLVGRSGLEYSLQRTLEGKNGLRRREVTAAGKPQTERVIDPGVKGKDVTLSIDSLLQRTAETALREGLADVNRGRAKHGKAPEPYARGAVIALDPRTNEVLALASAPTYDPNWFSRVPSPDPKAKNWAIDPNRPLAELDAVTANRAVQAYAPGSVFKIATTLMQEERWGNFSLPCNPVYYFGRAPRKNWAGYPLGVVDGKLAISYSCNPWYYHSAASAGPERYGRTLVQRMKELGYLRPTGLEIVGEKLGEMRGPDDYAAPQDPWYPGFALNMSIGQGSVQVTPAQVAWVMSTIVNDGQQRPLTVLRSVAGQREPLKPATSVVYDGKVDAFKFVQEGMSGTTAGTRYGTAQHEIGPDRFPVRTAGKTGTAENGTSSRQGYAYTHAWYEGYGPIGKDGTPTFAVVAFFQFGGEGSGPALRAVKRMFAARWCVTLDEKLSALPLAQQQPCTGELEQMHQVYKTRAERAKASAAKATPGVQTP comes from the coding sequence GTGAGTCGCGCCGACCGGGTCTGGGACCGGCGGGACCGGTTGCGGCGCCGCGCGGGGGCGGGTCTGACCGCGCCGCGCGTGGCGGGCGGCACGCGGGTGCAGAAGATCGCGCTGGGGTTCAGCGTGGCGCTGGCGCTGCTGGGCGCGCGCCTGTACTACCTGCAGGTGTCGCTGCACGATCAGTTCGCGGTGCGTTCGGCCAGTAACTACCAGCGGGACGAGGTGCTGCGCGCCCTGCGCGGCGAGATCCGCACGCGGGACGGCGTGCTGCTCGCCACGAACCGGCTGGCGGTGGACCTGGTGTACACCGGGCGCCTGCGGAAATCGGACCGGGAGACGCCCATTCCCGGGTGGGACAAGATCGTGTACCTCGCGGGCATTGGGGGCGACGTGCTGGTGAACGGCCAGCCGCGCGAACCGGATTACGAGCGGGAACCGGCGACGGTCCTGGCGCGGAACATCCCGCAGGAGCGGCTGGCGGCGCTGTACGAGTACACGGTGCTCGTGCCCAGCCTGGAGCTGCGCGAGCGGGTCGAGCGGGTGTACCCGCAGGGCAAGATGGCCGCGCACCTCCTGGGGTACGTGCAGGAGGCGTCCGAATCGCAGGTGAAGGAGGACGGGTACACGCAGGGGGACCTCGTGGGCCGTTCGGGCCTGGAGTACAGCCTGCAGCGGACGCTGGAAGGCAAGAACGGCCTGCGCCGCCGGGAGGTCACGGCCGCCGGGAAGCCGCAGACGGAACGGGTGATCGATCCGGGCGTGAAGGGCAAGGACGTGACGCTGTCCATCGATTCGCTGCTGCAGCGCACGGCCGAGACGGCGCTGCGCGAGGGTCTGGCGGACGTGAACAGGGGGCGCGCGAAGCACGGCAAGGCGCCCGAACCGTACGCGCGGGGCGCGGTGATCGCGCTGGATCCCCGCACGAACGAGGTGCTGGCCCTGGCGAGCGCCCCGACGTACGACCCGAACTGGTTCTCGCGCGTGCCGAGCCCGGACCCGAAGGCGAAGAACTGGGCGATCGACCCGAACCGGCCGCTGGCGGAACTGGACGCCGTGACGGCGAACCGGGCGGTGCAGGCGTACGCGCCGGGCAGTGTGTTCAAGATCGCCACGACGCTCATGCAGGAGGAACGCTGGGGGAACTTCTCGTTGCCGTGCAACCCGGTGTATTACTTCGGGCGGGCGCCGCGCAAGAACTGGGCGGGGTACCCGCTGGGCGTGGTGGACGGGAAACTGGCGATCTCGTACTCGTGCAACCCGTGGTATTACCACTCGGCGGCGTCGGCCGGTCCGGAACGGTACGGGCGGACGCTGGTGCAGCGCATGAAGGAACTGGGGTACCTGCGGCCTACCGGGCTGGAGATCGTCGGGGAGAAACTGGGCGAGATGCGCGGCCCGGATGACTACGCCGCGCCGCAGGACCCGTGGTACCCGGGCTTCGCGCTGAACATGAGTATCGGGCAGGGCAGCGTGCAGGTGACGCCCGCGCAGGTCGCGTGGGTGATGAGCACCATCGTGAACGACGGGCAGCAGCGGCCCCTGACGGTGCTGCGCAGCGTCGCCGGGCAGCGCGAGCCGCTCAAGCCCGCCACGAGCGTCGTGTACGACGGCAAGGTGGACGCCTTCAAGTTCGTGCAGGAAGGCATGAGCGGCACGACCGCCGGAACCCGGTACGGCACCGCGCAGCATGAGATCGGCCCGGACCGCTTCCCGGTGCGGACGGCCGGGAAGACCGGCACGGCCGAGAACGGCACGAGTTCCCGGCAGGGGTACGCGTACACGCACGCGTGGTACGAGGGGTACGGGCCGATCGGGAAGGACGGCACGCCGACCTTCGCGGTGGTGGCGTTCTTCCAGTTCGGCGGGGAAGGTTCGGGTCCGGCGCTGCGGGCCGTGAAGCGGATGTTCGCGGCGCGCTGGTGCGTGACGCTGGACGAGAAGCTCAGCGCGCTGCCGCTGGCGCAGCAGCAGCCCTGCACCGGGGAACTGGAGCAGATGCATCAGGTGTACAAGACCCGCGCCGAGCGGGCGAAGGCCAGCGCCGCGAAGGCCACGCCGGGCGTGCAGACGCCCTGA
- the mreD gene encoding rod shape-determining protein MreD: protein MIRPVTGRGSVRWARLVVYLLLLLLAQGLLARLSDAVGVPTPDLFLLTAVGLAARLSPVSALLAAYGLGFTQDVLGGGTLGLHAAGLAGAALLVVWARRYLSDAGLVQALLGVLLGVAGQWLVFLFLTYWLREPLVTPQMLAVTPPLVFVGTFLLFPLWERLLAWTFGPRVTVEEQLA, encoded by the coding sequence GTGATCCGTCCGGTGACTGGGCGCGGGTCGGTGCGCTGGGCGCGGCTGGTGGTGTACCTGCTGCTGCTGCTGCTCGCGCAGGGGCTGTTGGCGCGCCTGTCGGACGCGGTGGGGGTGCCCACCCCGGACCTGTTCCTGTTGACGGCCGTGGGACTGGCGGCGCGCCTGTCGCCGGTGTCGGCGCTGCTCGCCGCGTACGGGCTGGGATTCACGCAGGACGTGCTGGGCGGCGGGACGCTGGGCCTGCACGCCGCGGGCCTGGCGGGCGCGGCGCTGCTGGTGGTGTGGGCGCGGCGGTACCTGTCGGACGCGGGGCTGGTGCAGGCGCTGCTGGGCGTGCTGCTGGGCGTGGCGGGGCAGTGGCTGGTGTTCCTGTTCCTGACGTACTGGCTGCGTGAGCCGCTGGTGACGCCGCAGATGCTGGCGGTCACGCCGCCGCTGGTGTTCGTGGGGACGTTCCTGCTGTTCCCGCTGTGGGAGCGGCTGCTGGCGTGGACGTTCGGGCCGCGCGTGACGGTCGAGGAGCAGCTCGCGTGA
- the mreC gene encoding rod shape-determining protein MreC — protein sequence MKGWRLILAVFAGLLFLSMVLTRFQVAAPAALRAGVAPVTRLSVTAADNVRRAYVTLMQDRDQSAQVKELQKENDLLKQRTELLSREVGRLKQVLVITTTQAPNALAIAQVIGVDPSPLQARLDLNRGARDGVRVHMPVTVPAGLVGQVVSVAPGQSTVLALVDPESVVGVTLQGNRGGRGVAHGTPPDRLRAEFSRGVPIRVGDVLVTNSQGGVFPVGIPVGRVEEVLPMGPNDISRTVIVKPAVDVGVVEDVTILEGL from the coding sequence GTGAAGGGCTGGCGGTTGATCCTGGCGGTGTTCGCGGGCCTGTTGTTTCTCAGCATGGTCCTGACGCGCTTTCAGGTGGCGGCCCCGGCGGCGCTGCGGGCCGGGGTGGCGCCGGTCACGCGCCTGTCGGTGACGGCGGCGGACAACGTGCGCCGCGCGTACGTGACGCTCATGCAGGACCGGGACCAGTCGGCGCAGGTGAAGGAGCTGCAGAAGGAGAATGACCTCCTGAAGCAGCGCACCGAGCTGCTGTCGCGTGAGGTGGGGCGCCTGAAGCAGGTGCTGGTCATCACGACGACGCAGGCGCCGAACGCGCTGGCGATCGCGCAGGTGATCGGCGTGGACCCCAGTCCGCTGCAGGCGCGGCTGGACCTGAACCGTGGCGCGCGGGACGGCGTGCGAGTGCACATGCCCGTGACGGTCCCGGCGGGGCTGGTGGGTCAGGTGGTGAGTGTCGCGCCGGGGCAGTCCACGGTGCTGGCGCTCGTGGACCCCGAGAGTGTCGTGGGCGTGACGTTGCAGGGCAACCGGGGTGGGCGTGGCGTGGCGCACGGCACGCCGCCGGACCGCCTGCGGGCGGAGTTCTCGCGGGGCGTGCCGATCCGGGTGGGGGACGTGCTCGTGACGAACAGTCAGGGGGGCGTGTTCCCGGTGGGCATTCCGGTGGGGCGCGTGGAGGAGGTGCTGCCGATGGGACCGAATGACATCAGCCGCACGGTGATCGTGAAGCCCGCCGTGGACGTGGGCGTGGTGGAAGACGTGACGATCCTGGAGGGCCTGTGA
- a CDS encoding Maf family nucleotide pyrophosphatase, whose amino-acid sequence MVLASGSPRRRELLAGLGVPFTVQVSGEPEDSREADPARLAAELALLKGRAVARMAQGSVVIAADTVVAAGAELLGKPESAQENEVFLRRLSGRTHEVYTGVAVLSGGSEVVEVARTAVTFRALLPDEIAFYAASGEGLDKAGGYGIQGLGMALVERLEGEYSNVVGFPLSVVTRLLRGAGVPVWGTLGAGAE is encoded by the coding sequence GTGGTGCTCGCGTCGGGCAGTCCGCGTCGGCGGGAACTGCTGGCCGGGCTCGGCGTGCCGTTCACCGTGCAGGTCAGTGGTGAGCCGGAGGACAGCCGTGAGGCGGACCCGGCGCGGCTGGCGGCGGAACTGGCGCTGCTGAAGGGCCGCGCGGTGGCGCGCATGGCGCAGGGGTCTGTGGTGATCGCGGCGGATACCGTGGTCGCGGCGGGCGCGGAGTTGCTGGGCAAGCCGGAGTCCGCGCAGGAGAACGAGGTGTTCCTGCGTCGCCTGTCGGGCCGCACGCACGAGGTGTATACGGGCGTCGCGGTGCTGTCGGGCGGGTCGGAGGTGGTGGAGGTGGCGCGCACGGCGGTCACGTTCCGCGCCCTGCTGCCCGACGAGATCGCGTTCTACGCGGCGTCCGGCGAGGGGCTGGACAAGGCGGGCGGGTACGGCATCCAGGGGCTGGGCATGGCGCTCGTGGAGCGGCTGGAGGGTGAGTACTCGAACGTGGTGGGCTTCCCGCTGAGTGTCGTGACGCGCCTGCTGCGCGGGGCGGGGGTGCCCGTGTGGGGCACGCTGGGGGCCGGGGCCGAGTGA
- the deoC gene encoding deoxyribose-phosphate aldolase, whose protein sequence is MKLSSFIDHTLLKPTATRADIVKLCAEAREHSFFAVCLNPVFIPLAKAELAGSDVKVATVCGFPLGAVSSEQKAVEARLSVEAGADEVDMVIHIGAALANEWDAVEADVRAVRRAIPDAALKVIIETCFLTDEQKREATAAVVRAGADFVKTSTGFGTGGATLDDVRLMAEVIAGLGAQERVQIKAAGGVRTPDDARAMIEAGATRLGTSGGVALVAGERMGEGY, encoded by the coding sequence GTGAAGCTGTCTTCGTTCATTGACCATACCCTCCTGAAGCCCACCGCCACCCGCGCGGACATCGTGAAATTGTGCGCTGAGGCGCGTGAACATTCGTTCTTTGCGGTGTGCCTGAACCCGGTGTTCATCCCGCTGGCGAAGGCGGAGCTGGCGGGTTCGGACGTGAAGGTGGCGACCGTGTGTGGGTTCCCGCTGGGTGCGGTCAGTAGCGAGCAGAAGGCCGTGGAGGCCCGCCTGAGTGTGGAGGCGGGTGCGGACGAGGTGGATATGGTGATTCACATCGGCGCGGCGCTGGCGAACGAGTGGGACGCGGTGGAGGCGGATGTGCGCGCGGTGCGCCGTGCGATTCCGGACGCCGCGCTGAAGGTGATCATCGAGACGTGCTTCCTGACCGATGAGCAGAAGCGGGAGGCGACGGCGGCGGTGGTGCGGGCCGGGGCGGACTTCGTGAAGACGAGCACGGGCTTCGGCACGGGCGGCGCGACGCTGGACGACGTGCGTCTGATGGCCGAGGTGATCGCGGGTCTGGGCGCGCAGGAGCGCGTGCAGATCAAGGCGGCGGGTGGCGTGCGCACGCCGGATGACGCGCGGGCCATGATCGAGGCCGGGGCGACGCGCCTGGGTACGTCGGGCGGCGTGGCACTGGTGGCGGGCGAGCGGATGGGCGAGGGGTACTGA
- a CDS encoding DUF4442 domain-containing protein, whose protein sequence is MTQAATLPAFAVAAVKKALHDIPMNATVGVQITDVGVGWATGEAPDTAPFRNHLGTIHAGVQFLLAEAVSGAAFAGAFAAQLSGAVPLIEKLETHYVNRAVGDLTARAEVADPAQIAVAHAEFAADGRARLVINVTVQDGEGKDVMRAVAHWYLRARPQAK, encoded by the coding sequence ATGACCCAAGCTGCCACCCTGCCCGCTTTCGCCGTCGCCGCCGTCAAGAAGGCCCTGCACGACATTCCCATGAACGCCACGGTCGGCGTGCAGATCACGGACGTGGGGGTGGGCTGGGCGACCGGTGAGGCGCCGGATACCGCGCCGTTCCGCAATCACCTGGGCACCATTCACGCGGGCGTGCAGTTCCTGCTGGCCGAGGCGGTGAGTGGCGCGGCGTTCGCGGGGGCGTTCGCGGCGCAGCTCTCGGGCGCGGTGCCGCTGATCGAGAAGCTGGAGACGCACTACGTGAACCGCGCCGTGGGTGACCTGACCGCGCGGGCCGAGGTGGCGGACCCGGCGCAGATCGCGGTGGCCCACGCGGAGTTCGCGGCGGACGGTCGCGCGCGCCTGGTCATCAACGTGACCGTGCAGGACGGCGAGGGGAAGGACGTGATGCGCGCCGTCGCCCACTGGTACCTGCGCGCCCGCCCGCAGGCGAAGTAA